One Aegilops tauschii subsp. strangulata cultivar AL8/78 chromosome 7, Aet v6.0, whole genome shotgun sequence genomic window carries:
- the LOC109749921 gene encoding mixed-linked glucan synthase 2-like yields the protein MALRVEALVATDTAAAEGRRAKDDVWVAAEEGDMSGASAGRPLLFRTMKVKGSILHPYRFLILVRLVAIIAFFAWRVEHRNHDGMWLWATSMVADAWFGFSWLLNQLPKLNPIKRVPDLAALADLHGEAVLPGIDVFVTTVDPVDEPVMYTVNTILSILAADYPVDKYACYLSDDGGSLVHYEAMIQIVHFAALWVPFCRKHCIEPRSPENYFGMKTRPYVGGMAGEFMSDHRRVRREYGEFKVIIDSLSTTIRRRSDAYNKRDDGVHATWMADGTQWAGTWIEQADNHRRGQHAGIVQVMLDHPSCKPQLGSSARTNNPIDLSNVDTRLPMLVYISREKHPGYDNQKKAGAMNVMLRVSALLSNAPFVINFDCDHYINNSQALRAPMCFMLDPRDGQNTAFVQFPQRFDDVDPTDRYSNHNRVFFDGTMLSLNGLQGPTYLGTGTMFRRVALYGMEPPCYRAENIKLVGKAAELGNSTPFLNSIPDGAIQERSITPVLVDEGLSNDIATLMTCTYEDGSSWGRDVGWVYNIATEDVVTGFRIHRQGWRSMYCSMEPAAFRGTAPINLTERLYQVLRWSGGSLEVFFSHSNALIASRRLNPLQRIAYLNMSIYPIATMFILAYSFFPVMWLFSEQSYYIQRPFGTFIMYLVVVIAMMHVIGMFEVKWAGITLQDWWRNEQFYMIAATGVYPTAVLYMALKLIRGKGIYFRLTSKQTEACSDEKFADLYTVRWVPLLIPTVAVLIVNVTAVGAAIGKAATWGFFTDQAWHAVLGMVFNVGTLVLLYPFALGIMGQWGKRPGILLVMLVMAIGTVGLLYVTLQQDGHRMSFLTRPSG from the exons ATGGCCCTGCGAGTCGAGGCCCTGGTTGCCACCGACACCGCTGCCGCCGAGGGCAGGCGTGCCAAGGACGACGTATGGgtggcggcggaggagggagACATGTCTGGAGCCAGCGCCGGCCGGCCGCTGCTGTTCCGGACCATGAAGGTCAAGGGAAGCATCCTGCATCCTTACAG GTTCTTGATTCTGGTGCGCTTGGTCGCCATCATAGCATTCTTCGCGTGGCGCGTAGAGCACAGGAACCACGATGGCATGTGGCTCTGGGCCACGTCCATGGTTGCGGACGCCTGGTTCGGTTTCTCATGGCTCCTCAACCAGCTCCCCAAGCTCAACCCCATCAAACGTGTGCCGGACCTTGCCGCCCTGGCGGACCTTCACGGCGAAGCCGTTCTTCCAGGAATCGACGTCTTTGTCACGACCGTCGACCCCGTGGATGAACCCGTCATGTACACGGTGAACACCATCCTCTCTATCCTCGCCGCCGACTACCCCGTTGACAAGTACGCCTGCTACCTCTCCGACGACGGTGGCTCATTGGTACACTATGAGGCGATGATCCAAATTGTTCATTTCGCTGCTTTGTGGGTCCCGTTTTGCCGGAAGCATTGCATCGAGCCAAGGTCCCCAGAGAACTATTTTGGGATGAAAACCCGGCCGTATGTCGGGGGTATGGCAGGAGAGTTCATGAGTGATCACAGGCGTGTCCGCAGAGAATACGGTGAGTTCAAGGTGATAATAGATTCCCTTTCTACAACCATCCGCCGACGGTCTGATGCCTACAACAAAAGAGATGATGGTGTACATGCCACTTGGATGGCTGATGGGACACAATGGGCGGGTACATGGATTGAGCAAGCTGACAACCATCGAAGAGGACAACATGCTGGAATTGTTCAG GTCATGCTAGACCATCCAAGTTGTAAACCACAACTTGGATCTTCGGCGAGAACCAACAATCCAATTGACTTGAGCAACGTTGACACAAGACTCCCCATGCTCGTATACATTTCCCGAGAGAAGCATCCCGGTTATGATAACCAAAAGAAGGCAGGCGCCATGAACGTGATGCTCCGCGTCTCCGCGTTACTCTCCAATGCGCCCTTCGTCATCAACTTTGACTGCGACCACTACATCAACAACTCGCAAGCTCTCCGCGCCCCTATGTGCTTCATGCTCGACCCTCGTGATGGTCAGAACACGGCCTTCGTCCAGTTCCCACAACGCTTCGACGATGTCGACCCGACAGATCGCTACTCCAACCACAATCGTGTCTTCTTCGACGGCACCATGCTCTCGCTCAACGGCCTCCAAGGACCTACATACCTCGGCACCGGTACCATGTTCCGTCGTGTCGCACTCTATGGCATGGAGCCACCATGCTATAGAGCGGAGAACATCAAGCTGGTAGGTAAGGCCGCTGAGTTGGGTAACTCAACGCCATTCCTGAACTCAATACCGGATGGCGCAATCCAAGAGCGGTCTATCACCCCGGTGTTGGTCGACGAGGGGCTTAgcaatgacatagccaccctgaTGACATGCACTTATGAGGACGGTAGTTCATGGGGGAGAGACGTTGGGTGGGTGTACAACATCGCGACGGAGGATGTGGTGACCGGATTCCGCATCCACCGACAAGGGTGGCGTTCCATGTATTGCTCCATGGAGCCAGCCGCGTTCCGCGGAACGGCACCGATCAACCTCACAGAGCGCCTCTACCAGGTGCTCCGGTGGTCGGGCGGCTCCCTCGAGGTGTTTTTCTCCCACAGCAACGCTCTCATCGCCAGCCGCCGGCTCAACCCTCTGCAGCGCATCGCTTACCTCAACATGTCAATCTACCCAATCGCCACGATGTTCATCCTGGCATACAGCTTCTTCCCGGTGATGTGGCTCTTCTCCGAGCAGTCGTACTACATCCAGAGGCCGTTCGGCACGTTCATCATGTACCTCGTCGTTGTCATAGCGATGATGCACGTGATCGGCATGTTCGAGGTGAAATGGGCGGGGATCACGCTGCAAGACTGGTGGCGCAACGAGCAGTTCTACATGATCGCGGCGACGGGCGTGTACCCGACGGCGGTGCTGTACATGGCGCTGAAGCTCATCAGGGGGAAGGGGATATACTTCAGGCTCACGTCCAAGCAGACGGAGGCCTGCTCCGACGAGAAGTTCGCCGACCTGTACACTGTGCGGTGGGTGCCGTTGCTGATCCCGACCGTGGCGGTGCTCATCGTGAACGTCACAGCCGTCGGGGCGGCGATAGGCAAGGCAGCGACATGGGGCTTTTTCACGGACCAGGCGTGGCACGCGGTGCTCGGGATGGTGTTCAACGTGGGTACCCTCGTGCTCCTCTACCCGTTTGCACTCGGCATCATGGGGCAATGGGGGAAGAGACCAGGCATACTGTTGGTCATGTTGGTCATGGCCATTGGCACCGTCGGCCTCTTGTATGTCACACTCCAGCAGGATGGTCACAGGATGTCGTTCCTAACCAGGCCATCTGGGTAG